The following are encoded in a window of Salinibacter ruber DSM 13855 genomic DNA:
- a CDS encoding PAS domain S-box protein, translating into MGTDGLSSRQRVRALLQAGVDRFGVEVGFLAQIDLAESTHRTVAAVGAHPKLQRGAEADLPDTYCRELITQSEALSIENAEEQGWTTDPAYQTYDLSCYLGTKIIVEGRVYGTVCFGSREPRSAPLGPGDEAALELLAQSIGRVLEQDRREQKTDAIRDKYELLLEAAPDPVILADIDTGRLVEVNQKAAELIGASEEKIAGRHQTDLHPDGEAGRYRRLFQACCRSGAEETVRHFEDGSSIYVQTDDGENVPVEISAATVEVGGRQIAVGIFRDITEQEKRRRTIESSLRAIEEAADGIAVLEDGRYVYVDETHADMYGFESAEVLLGASWRRLYADDEVARLEEEVFPILEEEGQWQGEVTGSRPDGTTFPAALSLTVVSEGRLVCTVRDMTDRRQKERALRHRSSAMEVASDGIAILDEAGTYQYVNQAHASIYGYDTPGALVGRSWTACYEEAEQQRLEAEAMAALEETGDWRGEARGVREDGSSFPQELTLTVLEDGSIVCVVRDITARKEDERELRSTKQYYEQILEKAVKDLAVFKPDGRYEFVNKQSIADPELREWIIGHTNLEYCRKRGMDPELGRRRDQAIRTAAEEQRTTQFEERMDTPDGVRHFLRTHKPITDVEGEVTHVAAFGIDITERKKREQALHERQDKIEALYRATRRVLTTEGPDEVSDRIHELLGSIFDYPLRNTGFVDGDTIHPARTTIAGPSVPSPEPQPKSGDSLSARALQTGDTVIVEDVGGLDNDIEYGRLRSAAAVPIGDRGVVVVGKTEGGGFDPFNLRLLEILSSYAALVLGRLDREGALREAKEEAETARAEAEAASRAKSAMLANMSHEIRTPLTSIIGFADAIGEETQDAEGAALRFANLIGKSGRRLLNTLDGVLNLSKLEAGQMQLESTAVDVAAQAETIAEELRPKAKGKGLRLRVDAGEAPVWAEADEGGVQIVLQNLVSNAIKYTDAGEVRIRVAREGKAAVLDVEDTGIGMDPGVVETLFDPFRQESEGLAREYEGTGLGLTVTKKAVDQMGGSIDVDTEKGEGSHFTVRLPGPT; encoded by the coding sequence ATGGGCACCGACGGCCTGTCGTCGAGGCAACGGGTTCGGGCTCTCCTGCAGGCAGGGGTCGACCGGTTTGGGGTCGAGGTCGGCTTTCTTGCCCAAATTGACCTGGCGGAGTCGACCCACCGGACCGTCGCGGCGGTCGGGGCGCATCCGAAGCTCCAGAGGGGCGCAGAGGCCGACCTGCCGGACACCTACTGCCGAGAGTTGATCACCCAAAGCGAGGCCCTCTCGATCGAGAATGCAGAGGAGCAGGGCTGGACGACGGACCCGGCCTACCAAACGTACGACCTGTCCTGCTATCTCGGCACCAAAATCATCGTCGAGGGCCGGGTCTACGGCACGGTGTGCTTTGGGAGCCGGGAGCCGCGCTCCGCGCCGCTGGGGCCAGGCGATGAGGCGGCCCTGGAGCTGCTTGCCCAGTCGATCGGGCGCGTTTTGGAGCAGGACCGCCGGGAGCAGAAGACCGACGCGATCCGGGACAAATACGAGCTGCTCCTGGAGGCGGCGCCCGATCCGGTAATTCTGGCCGACATCGACACGGGCCGTCTCGTCGAAGTCAACCAGAAGGCCGCCGAGCTTATCGGGGCCAGTGAGGAGAAGATCGCCGGACGGCACCAGACGGACCTGCATCCCGACGGGGAGGCCGGTCGGTACCGGCGTCTGTTTCAGGCGTGCTGCCGGTCGGGCGCAGAGGAGACCGTCCGGCATTTCGAGGACGGCTCTTCCATTTACGTCCAGACCGACGACGGTGAAAACGTGCCGGTCGAGATCAGCGCGGCAACCGTGGAGGTCGGGGGGCGGCAGATCGCAGTGGGCATCTTCCGGGACATCACCGAGCAGGAGAAACGCCGACGCACAATCGAGTCGTCGCTGCGAGCGATCGAGGAAGCCGCCGACGGCATTGCGGTTCTGGAAGACGGCCGGTACGTCTACGTCGACGAGACCCACGCGGACATGTACGGGTTCGAAAGCGCGGAGGTGCTGCTCGGGGCATCCTGGCGACGGCTCTACGCCGACGACGAGGTGGCCCGCCTTGAAGAAGAGGTCTTCCCCATCCTGGAGGAGGAGGGCCAGTGGCAGGGAGAGGTCACCGGCAGCCGTCCCGACGGGACGACCTTCCCCGCGGCCCTGTCCCTAACGGTCGTGAGCGAGGGCCGGCTCGTGTGCACGGTTCGGGACATGACCGACCGCCGGCAGAAGGAGCGGGCCCTCCGGCATCGGTCCAGTGCCATGGAGGTCGCGAGCGACGGAATCGCAATCCTCGACGAGGCGGGCACCTACCAGTACGTCAACCAGGCCCACGCGAGCATCTACGGATACGACACGCCGGGGGCTCTCGTGGGACGGTCCTGGACGGCCTGCTACGAGGAGGCGGAGCAGCAGCGCCTGGAAGCGGAGGCGATGGCGGCATTGGAGGAGACCGGAGACTGGCGGGGAGAGGCCCGGGGGGTGCGGGAGGACGGGTCGTCGTTTCCGCAGGAGCTGACCCTAACGGTCCTCGAAGACGGGAGCATCGTCTGCGTCGTCCGTGACATCACCGCCCGCAAAGAAGACGAGCGGGAGCTGCGGAGCACAAAGCAATACTACGAGCAGATCCTGGAGAAGGCCGTAAAGGACCTCGCGGTGTTCAAGCCCGATGGCCGGTACGAATTTGTCAACAAGCAGAGCATCGCGGATCCAGAGCTGAGGGAGTGGATCATCGGCCATACGAACCTGGAGTACTGCCGGAAACGAGGCATGGACCCGGAGCTTGGGCGCCGCCGAGATCAAGCGATCCGGACGGCCGCCGAGGAGCAGCGAACCACTCAGTTCGAGGAGCGGATGGACACGCCGGATGGGGTTCGGCACTTCCTACGGACGCACAAGCCCATCACCGACGTTGAGGGGGAAGTGACCCATGTCGCAGCCTTCGGAATCGATATCACCGAGCGGAAGAAGCGGGAGCAGGCCCTCCACGAACGACAGGACAAGATCGAGGCCCTGTACAGGGCCACGCGCCGGGTGCTCACGACCGAAGGCCCCGACGAGGTCTCCGATCGCATCCACGAGCTTCTTGGGAGCATCTTCGACTACCCGCTCCGCAACACGGGATTCGTAGACGGCGACACCATCCATCCGGCGCGGACGACGATCGCAGGCCCTTCCGTCCCCTCCCCCGAGCCACAACCGAAAAGCGGAGACAGCCTTTCGGCACGGGCCCTCCAGACCGGGGACACGGTCATCGTCGAAGACGTAGGCGGGCTCGACAACGACATCGAGTACGGGAGGCTGCGCTCCGCGGCGGCCGTGCCGATCGGGGACCGTGGCGTCGTGGTCGTCGGCAAGACGGAGGGCGGAGGCTTCGATCCCTTCAACCTTCGCCTGCTGGAGATTTTGAGCAGCTACGCGGCCCTCGTTCTGGGCCGCCTGGACCGGGAGGGCGCGCTCCGCGAGGCAAAAGAGGAGGCCGAGACGGCCCGGGCGGAGGCGGAGGCCGCCAGCCGGGCCAAGTCCGCCATGCTCGCGAACATGAGCCACGAGATCCGCACGCCACTGACGTCGATTATCGGCTTCGCCGACGCCATTGGGGAGGAGACGCAGGACGCGGAGGGGGCCGCCCTCCGTTTCGCGAACCTCATCGGAAAAAGCGGCCGCCGGCTTTTGAACACGCTCGATGGGGTCCTCAACCTGTCCAAACTGGAGGCGGGGCAGATGCAGCTGGAGAGCACGGCGGTGGACGTTGCCGCGCAGGCGGAAACCATTGCCGAGGAGCTTCGCCCGAAAGCCAAGGGCAAGGGACTGCGCCTGCGGGTGGACGCCGGAGAGGCCCCCGTGTGGGCCGAGGCGGATGAGGGGGGCGTGCAGATCGTGCTGCAAAATCTCGTCTCCAATGCGATCAAGTACACCGATGCCGGGGAGGTGCGGATTCGGGTCGCCCGCGAGGGGAAAGCCGCCGTCCTCGACGTCGAAGACACCGGCATTGGCATGGATCCGGGGGTGGTCGAGACCCTCTTCGATCCGTTCCGTCAGGAGTCGGAGGGCCTGGCACGGGAGTACGAGGGCACCGGGCTCGGCCTGACCGTCACCAAGAAGGCCGTCGACCAGATGGGCGGGTCCA